In one Desulfovermiculus halophilus DSM 18834 genomic region, the following are encoded:
- a CDS encoding cytidylyltransferase domain-containing protein: MKNNILIVIPARGGSKGIPRKNIRSLNGKPLLSYVIKTALISSYNPDIYVSSDDEEILAIAEKYGVNIHNRTSKNAQDSTTLDPVIYNAFKHASKVNEKKYDIIVTIQPTSPLLSVRSLDKALEKILGNQDIDTIISAKEDTHLTWKKENGAFVPNYEKRVNRQYLPPTFKETGAFLITKEYVLTEESRIGSKVDLYLLSGAESIDIDTYDDWNLCEYYLKRKKVLFVVAGYEKIGLGHVYNTLLLANDILNHEVYFLVDEKSDLAYKKICERNYTVYKQKGKNIIDDIRLLNPDVVVNDTLDTSPKYIMDIKNAGAKVVTFEDLGRGAQFADLVINAMYPENEILPNHYFGHRYFCLRDEFLLSPTKKIRDSVKNVLLTFGGVDPNNYTHKVLESIYEYATDNDIEIKVVAGFGYDKFNTLECFENIKIAENSSNISKYMHQADIIFTSAGRTTYEAAAIGTPTIVMAQNNREMTHFFASKEFGFMNLGLGFSLSKQTILSSFRKLVESVDRRKHMSNMMKDVDLKQGRKNVNYLISQALEG; the protein is encoded by the coding sequence ATGAAAAATAACATTTTAATAGTCATACCAGCTCGCGGTGGGTCAAAGGGAATTCCTAGGAAAAACATAAGATCGCTTAATGGTAAACCATTACTATCTTACGTTATAAAAACAGCTTTAATCTCATCGTATAATCCAGATATTTACGTTTCCAGCGATGATGAAGAAATACTGGCTATAGCTGAAAAATATGGCGTAAATATACATAATCGCACATCGAAAAATGCTCAAGATTCAACTACTCTAGACCCTGTGATTTATAATGCCTTTAAACATGCTTCTAAGGTAAATGAAAAAAAATATGATATTATAGTGACGATACAGCCAACATCCCCTCTTCTTTCTGTCCGCTCTCTCGACAAGGCACTTGAAAAGATATTGGGAAATCAAGATATCGATACAATAATATCTGCTAAAGAAGATACCCATTTAACATGGAAAAAAGAAAATGGCGCTTTTGTTCCTAACTATGAAAAACGAGTAAATAGGCAATATCTACCACCAACATTCAAAGAGACAGGCGCTTTTTTGATAACTAAAGAATATGTTCTCACAGAAGAAAGCCGGATCGGATCAAAAGTTGACCTTTACCTGCTGTCGGGGGCAGAAAGTATTGATATTGATACATATGATGACTGGAACCTTTGTGAATACTACTTAAAAAGGAAAAAAGTTCTTTTTGTAGTTGCAGGGTATGAAAAGATTGGTTTGGGGCATGTTTACAATACATTGCTCTTAGCCAATGACATACTCAACCATGAAGTATATTTTTTGGTCGATGAAAAGAGTGATCTTGCCTATAAAAAAATATGTGAACGTAATTATACAGTTTATAAACAAAAAGGAAAAAATATAATTGACGATATCCGTCTCCTAAATCCGGATGTGGTTGTTAACGATACCTTAGACACCTCCCCTAAATATATTATGGATATAAAAAACGCGGGCGCGAAGGTTGTAACTTTTGAAGACTTGGGAAGAGGTGCTCAATTTGCTGATCTAGTGATTAATGCAATGTATCCTGAAAATGAGATACTTCCGAATCACTATTTTGGGCATCGATATTTTTGTCTTCGCGATGAGTTTTTGCTCAGCCCTACAAAAAAAATAAGGGACAGTGTAAAAAACGTACTATTGACATTCGGTGGTGTTGACCCAAATAATTACACACATAAAGTTTTAGAATCAATTTATGAATACGCAACAGATAATGATATTGAGATAAAAGTAGTAGCTGGGTTCGGGTATGATAAATTTAATACACTGGAATGTTTTGAAAATATAAAAATAGCTGAAAACTCATCTAACATATCAAAGTATATGCATCAGGCGGACATTATATTTACTTCTGCTGGGCGTACAACATACGAGGCAGCCGCGATAGGAACTCCCACAATTGTGATGGCGCAAAACAATCGTGAAATGACCCATTTTTTTGCGTCAAAGGAATTTGGATTTATGAATCTCGGCCTTGGTTTTAGTTTATCAAAACAAACCATTCTTAGCTCTTTTCGGAAGTTAGTTGAGTCTGTAGACCGTAGAAAACATATGTCCAATATGATGAAAGATGTTGATTTGAAGCAAGGCAGAAAAAATGTAAATTATTTGATTTCTCAAGCCTTGGAGGGGTGA
- a CDS encoding N-acetylneuraminate synthase family protein: MRQEINKFFQIQDRHTLFQHKPYIIAEAGVNHEGSMELAKRLIDEAAEGGADAIKFQTYKADKIASKDSPAYWDLSKEPTPTQHALFQKYDKFWKTEFQELKMYCDSAGIAFLSTPFDLDSAYFLNDLVEVFKVSSSDITNKPFIEHICRYGKPIILSTGASDLSEIQTAKSWIDEYNPPLALLHCVLNYPTKDEDAHLGKIKTLEVEFPNNIIGYSDHTLPKDMQTLLAAALLGARIIEKHFTHDKTLPGNDHYHAMDVVDLKKFCRMLDSTWRLLGQFEIEALPNEELSRQHARRSLVAKRNILEGHVITSEDLTWKRPGHGISPKDIELVIGKRASKQIYEDYILTWSMFD; encoded by the coding sequence ATGCGACAAGAAATTAATAAATTTTTCCAAATTCAAGATCGCCATACATTATTTCAACATAAGCCCTACATAATAGCCGAGGCGGGCGTTAACCATGAGGGGAGCATGGAGCTAGCCAAGCGGTTAATTGATGAGGCAGCTGAAGGAGGAGCAGATGCGATTAAATTTCAAACTTATAAGGCTGATAAAATTGCCTCTAAAGATTCGCCTGCCTATTGGGATCTCAGCAAAGAGCCTACTCCAACTCAGCACGCCCTATTCCAAAAATACGATAAATTTTGGAAAACAGAATTTCAAGAGCTTAAAATGTATTGCGATAGCGCAGGAATTGCTTTTCTTAGCACTCCTTTCGATTTAGATTCTGCTTATTTTCTGAATGACTTGGTGGAAGTATTTAAGGTTTCATCCTCAGATATTACGAACAAACCATTTATTGAGCATATCTGTAGATATGGCAAGCCTATTATATTGTCTACTGGAGCAAGCGACCTTTCAGAAATTCAAACAGCCAAATCTTGGATCGACGAGTATAACCCGCCTTTGGCTCTACTTCATTGTGTTCTTAACTATCCTACTAAGGATGAAGATGCGCATCTGGGAAAGATCAAGACCCTAGAGGTTGAATTTCCTAATAACATTATTGGATATTCCGATCATACATTGCCAAAGGATATGCAAACACTTTTAGCTGCAGCTCTTCTCGGAGCTCGGATAATTGAAAAACATTTTACTCACGATAAGACCCTGCCTGGTAATGATCATTATCATGCTATGGATGTTGTCGATTTGAAGAAATTTTGCAGAATGCTTGACAGTACCTGGAGACTTTTGGGCCAATTTGAGATAGAAGCCCTGCCTAATGAAGAACTATCAAGACAACATGCTAGGCGGAGTCTTGTGGCTAAACGAAATATTCTGGAAGGGCATGTTATTACATCTGAGGATTTGACATGGAAAAGACCTGGCCATGGAATAAGTCCAAAGGATATTGAATTGGTCATTGGAAAAAGAGCAAGTAAACAAATTTATGAAGATTACATTCTTACTTGGTCTATGTTTGATTAA
- a CDS encoding lipopolysaccharide biosynthesis protein — MTYSIRSVFKGASIYTIGQVGTKAFGFFLIPVYTRFLTPAEYGIVGYLQVMLQLMATVLMFGFYGAQTRYYYEFKENARKIGEFLFSINAYLVVVLLVLCCILTFWGEHLYVLLAVKDIPFQPYLPIVIWTGFFQILNQLVISYYLATKQYKECAILQFLQFAFMVGMILFFVVYLKQGALGKVKGHLVGQAIFFALFYIPHSRKFIFRFDAAYVKYALAFGVPIVFHLLAGVMHNSIDRVILEKYVSMDQLGIYSLGYQIGMVMSIIVASVNRAWQPNYFDLMSSDTHDKAYENRRMFALWLIGIGTICLMGMLWSKEFLILLTPESYHASAGVVPIIIMGYFFQGVYFFAVSPIFQFKKTKFLPFLTGAAALLNIILNLLFIPRFGIYGAAYATLISFAFQAVFGFFVSRRLFDPQFEVWKIALGFFILLGVPLSDLSMHIDLKIQFVKLTYFMGFSGLMFFSFHSYIRPVVSKIYPRLKSS; from the coding sequence TTGACTTATTCTATACGTTCTGTCTTCAAAGGTGCATCCATATACACAATAGGACAGGTGGGAACAAAAGCCTTCGGCTTTTTCCTTATTCCTGTGTATACGCGATTTTTGACTCCTGCCGAATACGGCATTGTGGGCTACTTGCAGGTCATGCTGCAGCTCATGGCTACAGTGCTCATGTTCGGCTTTTATGGCGCCCAGACCAGATATTATTATGAATTCAAGGAAAACGCCAGAAAGATAGGCGAGTTTCTATTTTCGATAAACGCATATTTGGTTGTAGTTTTACTAGTGCTGTGCTGTATTTTGACCTTTTGGGGCGAGCATCTATATGTCTTGCTTGCCGTCAAAGACATCCCTTTTCAGCCTTATTTGCCCATTGTCATTTGGACCGGTTTTTTTCAAATACTCAATCAATTGGTCATTAGCTACTACCTGGCCACGAAGCAATACAAAGAATGCGCAATACTCCAGTTTTTGCAGTTTGCTTTCATGGTCGGCATGATCTTATTCTTTGTGGTCTATCTCAAGCAAGGGGCCCTGGGAAAGGTCAAAGGCCATCTGGTTGGGCAAGCAATTTTTTTCGCTCTTTTTTATATTCCACATTCCAGAAAATTCATTTTCCGTTTTGACGCTGCCTACGTCAAATACGCCCTGGCTTTTGGCGTGCCCATTGTCTTCCATCTCCTGGCTGGGGTGATGCACAACTCCATTGACCGGGTTATTCTTGAAAAATACGTCAGCATGGACCAGCTCGGCATCTATTCCCTCGGCTATCAGATAGGCATGGTCATGAGCATCATTGTTGCATCGGTTAATAGGGCTTGGCAGCCGAATTATTTTGACCTCATGTCCAGCGATACCCACGACAAAGCCTATGAAAACCGGCGCATGTTTGCCTTGTGGCTTATTGGCATAGGTACTATCTGCCTCATGGGTATGCTTTGGTCCAAGGAATTTTTGATCCTTCTCACGCCTGAGAGCTACCACGCATCTGCTGGAGTAGTGCCGATCATTATTATGGGCTACTTTTTTCAAGGCGTGTATTTTTTTGCCGTATCCCCGATTTTTCAATTCAAAAAGACCAAGTTTTTACCGTTTCTGACTGGCGCCGCTGCACTGCTAAATATCATACTGAATCTCCTTTTCATCCCCCGATTCGGCATTTACGGCGCGGCCTATGCTACATTGATATCATTCGCCTTTCAGGCTGTGTTTGGTTTTTTTGTCAGCCGGAGACTGTTTGATCCACAGTTCGAAGTATGGAAAATAGCTCTCGGGTTCTTTATATTGCTTGGTGTTCCCTTGTCCGATCTTTCGATGCATATCGATCTAAAGATT